Within the Drosophila melanogaster chromosome 3R genome, the region CGCAGATAAATTCGCTTATTGTTCTTATTCTCatgaaattgtttaaattttcaGCAGACGGATTTTTAAAGTGGCTACTTTAAGTGCTGAAACTTTGATTACAGAATTGTGGCGTTTCAATACTTTTAGCAAATGTTAAGTAGGATTGAAAGTGACTGATTCTTAGTCAGCTGACAAGCTATATGTAATTGAAAATGATAAGTCCTAATTTTCGGTAAAGGCATAGGGTGCACTTGTACTTGAAGCCTAATATTCTATTCATCGAGTTAATATTTGATAACTCACATTGCACACTCAGCGAGACTCGTTTGCTGACGGCAGGTGGAACATCGTTGGATGCTATACACAAGTAGGCGCCCATCTGACGCCTCTCCAGGCGGAGCAGCCTGAGCGAGGATCCATTATAGGACTCCACTGGAAAAGGGTAATGAATTAGGAATCAAAGGATTTCAGGGCATGTTTGTACCTTTCATGAGCTCCCTACTGCCTGGCTTGCGAATGAGTATCATTTCGCCGTCCTCCCTGCGCCAAGTGACCCTTGGCTGGGGATTTCCCGTGGCTTTGCAGGTGAGCGTGGCATCCTCGCCCTCCTGGACGGCCAGATCGGCGGATGACTCTTCGTTGATGATATCCGGTGGTACTAAAAGTATGTGATTTCTATAAGTTTAAGTTCTATATAGGAACACGCGATCAAAGGACATACCCTGCACATCGATACAACCCACTTGTTTCTTCATGGGACTCGTATTTATTTGGCACATATAGCAGCCGCGGTCACTTTCCCGCAGTTTGCTGATTTTTAGTTTCCATCTttaagttgcaagttgcaagttgtaTATAAGCTATATTATCGCTAAAAGGAAGTTCAGTGGGCTTACGTGTGCATATCCTGATGCATGACGCTGATTCTCGCATTATGGGTGACAACGCGACCTTGGAGAGCTAAAACGGTCTGATCGGAGGCTCTCAGCCAACCAACCTATTATCAGGGGATtatatatcatattatatatattgcaATGCAAGGTAAATCATTCTAGCTCACCTTATTCTTGCCGAGATTGCGCACCGAGCAGGCCAGGATGGCCTCGCGTCCTGCCGGATATGTGACGTTGTTGATGAACCCTATGAACTCCGGATCGGGATCCAGCTGGGAACTGCTCTCTGCGAATGGAGGTGAAAATGGATGTAGTAAGGCAACCGCTCGCAATTAAATGCCTCCCATGCCGTGCCCCATTCCATGGCCACTTACCGTGATGCTGGTTCTGGGTCGAGCCACTGCCGCATTTTGTGGCCATTATCAGGATGACAAACAGCGTCGATTGCAGCAGCTTCTCcatattgttgttgatgtCGTTGTTGGTGGAGTTGTTATggccgttgttgctgctgttgcagttgctgttgcggttcttttatttgctgcagcagctgcttctCTGCTGGCACTCTTTGTTTTCCTATTATTTTATGGGTATTTTAGTTGCtgtttttttgtgcttttcttCTGTGGGGGTCTCGCGgcaatttctatttctatttgcaTTCGAATTTGAATGCGAATTCCTATTtcaattccgattccgattgcGAATTCTATTTACCGCGTGTTTGTGCCAATTGGGCTTTGATTTTCAGCTGGTTCGACTCGCCGccccactgccacgcccattgaCATCTGCAAGTAAACAAGAAATGCGAGCAAAACATCAGAgccagaatcagaatcagaatcaaatgcggattcagattcagaaaCGGAATCACAATCCCCGTCCGAAGCGGAATCatcgatttaaatttatatcgcgataaagcgaaaaaaaaacgaagaatcGAGCACAAAAGGCTGTTCAATTTGAGTGCACTAAAAGGGGGGCTGGTTTgctgaggggggggggggttggggtTGGAGTTGGGCAAAAGGGGGCTGCATTTGATGGCAGCAGCGCCCATCGCTAACTTGATTATCAAGCGTTGCAACAAATTTGACGTTGCCTGCTTTTAGGGGCATCCAATATGGCTGCCGGGCAAGCTCAATCTCACCAACACAGCAATGTaatgcactgagcgaaatcgaattataagattaaataaacatattgcCAAAAGTAATTACTATTCCATCTACGGTTTATTTAATTGGTAATTTTATATGGAAAGCCTGAAATCTGTTTATCATTGAAACATTAGATAATCTTAGGTGTTTAGCTATATATTTTTGCGCAGTGCACCACCCCCTGTTGCCACCAATTTGGGATCCCCGGCTCAGTCCAGCCCGACACAAAGTAAaaggcaaatgcaattttcaacacaaacaaaaatttatgGCTCGGCAGCAGCAGTATCCTTGGTCCGTCCAGCAGCCAGGATGCTGCAGTCAGGATGCAGAAGTTGCAATAAAAGAAGCGCTCGCGATTTTGGGCGGGCGTGAAAAGCGGTTAAAAAGGCGAAAGGTGCAAAATATgaatgtaaatattaaaaaagtttcgAGGCGCACAAACTAACGAGGTGTTCGCTCATTTGCCGTGCCTCTGAAACGCGCCACAAACTCTGATCTTCCCCGTGGCCGCGCCACGCCCTCCGTGCAACGACCGACCACCTGCCGCTGCGGCATGCGCTGTAATTTAATTCCAGTGTGAAATTGAGCGCTCTCCTAATAGTGAATTTGCACTAAACCAGTTAGCAAGTCGCCGGAGCGATGTCTTGCGAACTTTTGACGAGGTGTCAATGCGATGCCCCAGGAACTGGTGAGTGTGGAGCCGGGAAAACCGTGCGATGGGAGCTTGCAGTTCCGGGTTCCGCCCGCCAACTCCCTTCGGACTCCCTGGGTGGTGACATTCAAAAGGCGGAAATGTGATTTACTTATTAAATTAGAGTTTCAGAATGTTGCAGGGACGAGAACTTTACTCGGCGTGGGAAGCACTCCGGCTTGCAGCATGCGAAACTTGCCACGGAGTCGGGCTTTAGTAAgggatgtgaatgtggatggGAAGGGGAATCAATCTGCTTTCCTGCTAAGTGGATTAACTTACggttattaaatttaattgttttcccAGCCCATTGTATTAATGGCCTTGTGTTGGGAATCATTTCCTTCTGTTGGCTGGACGATTGTGtaatttttattaggcttatcTACATTCGGTATCTAAATTGAATTTCTAAATATTGCGTATCGGAACTGAAATCTGGTTTTATTGACTTCCTTTTCTacttaattttattgtattttgaataaataaaacagcacATGTcagcatttccatttgcatctGTACACTTCctttttaactatttttatttattgtatttaaagccaaacaaatggcagaaaagaaatgcaaacaaaatatataattcgCATGCCAGCTAAAATACATTCATAAATTGGATACACAAATAAGTGAATTTAGAGATTTATTTTcttgaaattgaattgtttagtTTCTAAGCATTTCATTCATCGACTTCTGCATTGCACATGTAATTAAACTGAACATTAACTTCTTTCATACCTTCTTACTTTGCATTTAGTTTACACCTAATTAGAGGTGTTCAAAGGCACCTCTTCCGATTGAATGGCTCCTTTTGCGAATGCCTCATACTCATCACATATTCACCTCGATTCACGGCAAATTCCCAGTTAATCATCGGGCGTTATTTCGACTGATTTCCGCTGCCTTTGGCCAAAGGCACCCACGCCTTTTAGCCATTCCGCTGATTGCCCGCCCGCCCGCCAGACAACATTTGCATTAGCACTCAAAAGACGGAATATTTAAGAGCGTCCCACAgtgcgaaaataaataaatttgctgTGTAAACAGAAGCGCGCCGCCAAAGAGAGCAAGctggaaaagctggaaaaactgAGCAAGGAAGAATGAATGGGCTAGGAAAAACATGACAAAAAACTGCGCCCATCAAATGAAAGGAAGAAACTGCAAATCAGCGCAGTTGCACCAAAGGTAAACTTCaggcctggccaaaaaggagtGGGGTTTTCCGCCGCGCGGGTGGCTGGGAAAAGCGGGCGGAAAAGTGTGTAACTCGGCTGGAGCGGGGGGTTGTAAGGAAAGAGAAACTCGACAAGTGGCAGTGCGAGGTCGGCGGAGCAAGTGAAAGGAGCAAAAGGCGACAGCAAAGCGAACTAACACAGCGGAAAAGCCTTTTGAAGTTTCTCCActaacacaacaacaacaacaataataataacataacagctaaagcagcaacagcagcgtgaataacaaaaacaagaggcaatgcaacaacaacagcggggACTACAAAGGATTGGTTTTCAAACTCAAAATACCAAATACTCTAATTTTGggttttatattatataattacaGAAAATCAGATCAGAAACTTATATATAGtaagcaacaaaaaaagatttattttCCAATCAGTGTCATTCTTTTAATAACTATTCCACATTATAGACTTCCATGTCAATTCATAAACTAATGTTATTAATGtgattaatttatatattagctcctaataattaaaatatatttataattgctTACCAATTTAATACACAcaaccaacaaaaataaataaagatatTATTACCACGAATTTGTTTTGTTCGCTAATGCCACTAATTATTTGTCTAAAAAGATCTAAAAATAGCAATGCGGATATTTAATCGTATAATTAActggaattttaaattgatcGTTTTTGTATTTGGTGTGCCTCAggcaaaacacaaataaatgtgttgataATGTTTTGTTGGAAAATTGTAGCCCAAAAagtatttgtaaaataaaacaaataaattctaTTAACTCCCTTAGCTCTGGATAATCGCGCCAAACTGCTGGCCAAATTGAGTCGACCCAACGGAAAACCCGAAGCCAgtgcaacaagaacaacagcaaaCTCTTGAGTTTAAGAGCGCTGACGACGTCAGCAACGCGTCGCGAAAGcggtggaaaagcggaaaaaccGGGGGAAAATCGGTGGGCGGTGGAAGGACGAAGGGGGAAGGACACAAGGGTGGGTCCACGGGTCAGTCGTGCAGGCAAATGGCAGAATGTTCGGCAAAGCAATTTGACTTAAAAATGCTTAGCACTTGCATATCCTGGCAATCGTCCCGCCAGTCGCGTCCATCGTCCATCGTCCTTCGTCCGTTGCCAGCTCAGCTAAATAAGGACAACAAAAGGAGGCAGCGGAGACAGGGACAGTGACGGCGACTGCGATTCCGAGAAGGACAAATAAAATAAGGAGCCGGCGTAGAGCCTTAAAGGATCACGAGCTGTGAGTGCGCTTAAgctcatttatttaaattaaaacaaacactGCAGGCGCACAGGCAGCGCAGGACATTCGGGAGTGGGCGGGATAGTTCTGGGGGCTAAGCCACCAAAGCTTCGCCTCAATGCATACATTGTGCATATCCTGCGCCCTTTTGACTCTCTTCCTGTGcacgtgtgcgtgtgtgtgtgttttgccCTTTGGGGGacatgagtgtgtgtgtgtgtgtgttggcagCAGAACTTTGGCAACATTTCCGATTGCCTGCGCCAGGGCgcttggaaaatattttgtgcCATTTGTCCTTTTTGTCATTTGTCCGGTGGCACAAACGGGGCAAATTGTTTGCAATAATGCGCGTGGCACTCTCCATTTTGCAGGTGCGACTGCCAGGTGAGCAGCGTGGCGGGGCGCCCAATGAATTTCACTCGCATTTGTAAGTGCCATcgaataacaataacaacgggGCTCACACGATAAAGAaaaaagaacaagaacaaTGGAGCCATACACGCTAGCCagtttttccgcttttcgCAACTTTTCCAGTTTTGCGAGATTGCACGCTCTTACAGATTATAATTAACAGGTGAAAAAGTGGCGCAGCAATATTGTAATGTAATACGCAGCCAATTGTGAccaaatttaatatataagaATTCAATTCGGTTTATAGTGACTATATGGCTTATGAGGGCATAAAAGCTATTAGTGTTTCCAATTTATGCTTGGGTTACCTGAAAGTACCTACTCTTACATACTTTTAGCCACCTTTTGCTAGTAATTTGACTGTGATCTCAGTGCAGCTCATTCATATGCCACATTATCAATCAATTGGGTTTCACCTTTTTTCAAGCACTTGCGTAATTAAGCCTCCTTGAGGTGGCATGAATGCATTAAATGATCCTGTTTTGGCAAGCGGCATGCAATCAAATTACAATTACGCACTCATTTGGCCGCAAACAAACATCTATTATGCACTTTCAAGCCATTTGTATTGGCGCTTACTGCGGCAGCAgtcacaacagcaacaaagatGACAAAATGCAATAATTTGTGTTGCAAAGTTGAAGCGGAAAAtcgcaaaatgaaaatgttaattgATTCTGTTTTTATGCCACCCCCCcccgcattttttttttaccccaTGCACTGGCTGTTGCTCTTGTTTCTTTGCAGCTGGTGTATTTGTTGTAGTTGGCAGAAAAGTTTTGTCAATGGGATTTTTTATTGCAGTCGGTAAAAGTTTTTATGTGCCACCATTAGTAGCCAATTATTGGCGACTTCTAAGGGGATTCAGAGGGGCTGGGGGGCATTGCAAATTTATATTCCATGTCAGCGGCTTTCGACTGCagctgggcaaaaaaaaaaaaaaaaaaaaaaaatgctggaATCGAGAAAAAGTGCTAGACAAGCGGGAATGGCCGATAATGAGCATCTAATAACTCAATTTGGGCCAAGTCAAGGATAAGTAGAATGGTGGGGTCTCATTTTTTTGCGAGGGGAGGGCGCGACACTAATTAAAACCACtgcaaatgggaaatggcTGCAGTTGTCGGCGCTTCTTTTAGCTTAATTAAACATTGCCGCTTGACTTTTAATTGATTGTGAACAAACTGAAAAGCTTGCAGCAgacaaataaacaatttaactAAATGCGCCGCAAAGTAGGCAACAGCGGGTTTTTATGGCCTGCGAGGGGAATGGATAGGCATCAAATGGTTGGCCCTCTAAGCCAGTACGACTACCGACTGCCAAGTGGCAAATGGCAAGTGGGAAGTGgcagggaaatggaaatggaaatgatgCCTGCCGTCGCCGGCTGCCTGGTGCTTGCTGCTTGCTGCTTGCTGCTTGCTGCTTTCCACCAGGCTGAAAACAGTGTAAATGTAAACACAGCTCAGCAACAAAAGCCAGCAAGGCGTCAGAGCAGGAACAATGCGTAAGTCGAATGAATGGGACCCGCCCGATGGCCCCCTGGTATCCTGCCCATCCTCCTGCCAGGACATTCACTCACTACCCATCCACCCACAGCCGGAATGAATGAACAAATGCTGATGGCTTAGGCTGC harbors:
- the DIP-gamma gene encoding Dpr-interacting protein gamma, producing the protein MEKLLQSTLFVILIMATKCGSGSTQNQHHESSSQLDPDPEFIGFINNVTYPAGREAILACSVRNLGKNKVGWLRASDQTVLALQGRVVTHNARISVMHQDMHTWKLKISKLRESDRGCYMCQINTSPMKKQVGCIDVQVPPDIINEESSADLAVQEGEDATLTCKATGNPQPRVTWRREDGEMILIRKPGSRELMKVESYNGSSLRLLRLERRQMGAYLCIASNDVPPAVSKRVSLSVQFAPMVRAPSQLLGTPLGSDVQLECQVEASPSPVSYWLKGARTSNGFASVSTASLESGSPGPEMLLDGPKYGITERRDGYRGVMLLVVRSFSPSDVGTYHCVSTNSLGRAEGTLRLYEIKLHPGASASNDDHLNYIGGLEEAARNAGRSNRTTWQPLLAMLMLLWMRLSLRTGGA